Proteins encoded in a region of the Solanum dulcamara chromosome 9, daSolDulc1.2, whole genome shotgun sequence genome:
- the LOC129902330 gene encoding uncharacterized protein LOC129902330, with protein MYTNTASIQRESFVIQVSENFQSSQAIRPSSNKLINFSAMKLFDRFRKIVMRFVFPVPTSGRRRPNRTEAAMSASRPGSGQRRRSCDRPDPPKTSCSSYYSSTSHYNEAIADCIEFFNKSSQDQGIFSGRKSDVIV; from the coding sequence ATGTACACTAACACAGCTTCTATTCAAAGAGAAAGCTTTGTTATACAAGTTTCAGAAAATTTTCAATCTTCACAAGCTATTAGGCCATCTTCTAATAAATTGATCAATTTCTCAGCCATGAAGCTTTTCGATCGCTTCCGCAAGATCGTCATGCGGTTCGTTTTTCCTGTCCCGACGTCCGGCCGAAGGAGGCCGAATCGAACTGAGGCAGCGATGTCGGCCTCCAGGCCGGGCTCAGGACAGAGACGTAGGTCTTGTGATCGGCCCGACCCGCCCAAGACCTCGTGTAGCTCCTATTATTCGTCAACTTCTCATTATAATGAAGCTATAGCTGATTGTATAGAGTTCTTCAATAAGTCATCACAAGATCAGGGAATTTTTAGTGGTAGAAAATCAGATGTTATTgtgtga